A region from the Sander vitreus isolate 19-12246 chromosome 1, sanVit1, whole genome shotgun sequence genome encodes:
- the LOC144518760 gene encoding uncharacterized protein LOC144518760: protein MSAELYCVSEPGGNNASLQSTTVGGSKPLHRFLKGQPKIIGIIVLVMGSSFFTVSIAIIPDYFSSFIWTAIRPGFLMGILFIISGIMYILTDHSPTKKTVTISLALSIVTILGACWTLLGIVPSVIRYSYHSNSSYQNMELSMDLIFLVHSIVGAIIFIVMSCLAGASLRSTKSQAIVVMTVPAEIPVE, encoded by the exons ATGTCTGCTGAGCTCTACTGTGTGAGTGAACCAGGTGGAAATAATGCAAGTCTTCAAAGCACCACAGTGGGAGGCAGCAAACCTTTACACCGCTTCTTGAAGGGGCAACCCAAGATTATTGgc ATCATCGTGCTGGTCATGGGCTCGTCTTTCTTCACCGTTTCCATAGCGATCATACCAGACTACTTTAGTTCATTCATATGGACAGCCATCCGGCCTGGCTTCTTGATGGGAATACTG TTCATCATATCTGGGATCATGTATATTCTGACAGACCACAGCCCAACAAAGAAAACC GTAACCATTTCGTTGGCTCTGAGTATTGTGACCATACTGGGGGCATGTTGGACTCTCTTGGGCATAGTGCCCTCCGTAATTAGATACAGCTACCACAGTAACTCGTCATATCAG AACATGGAACTGTCTATGGATCTGATCTTCCTGGTTCACAGTATTGTGGgagcaattattttcattgtaatgTCATGTCTGGCTGGGGCTTCCCTGCGTTCCACCAAGAGCCAG GCCATTGTAGTGATGACTGTGCCGGCTGAAATACCAGTTGAATAA